One stretch of Ipomoea triloba cultivar NCNSP0323 chromosome 8, ASM357664v1 DNA includes these proteins:
- the LOC116028094 gene encoding L-lactate dehydrogenase A-like, whose translation MHKSSSSSSFGPGGLDLSQTFFKPIPNAAPPSPTKRHTKISVVGVGNVGMAIAQTVLTQDLADELALVDAMADKVRGEMLDLQHAAAFLPRTKIHASVDYAVTAGSDLVIVTAGARQNPGESRLGLIERNCALFKKIIPQLVKYSRYCILMIVSNPVDILTYVAWKLSGFPANRVIGSGTNLDSSRFRFLIADHLDVNAQDVQAYIVGEHGDSSVALWSSISIGGVPVLSFLERQQIAYEKEALENIHRDVVHSAYEVISLKGYTSWAIGYSVANLARSLLRDQRRVHPVSVLARGLYGIDGGDVFLSLPAQLGRSGVLGVTNVHLSEEEERRLQASAKTILEVQRQLGV comes from the exons ATGCATAAGAgttcttcctcttcctcattCGGGCCGGGCGGGCTGGACTTGAGCCAGACGTTCTTCAAGCCCATTCCCAACGCGGCCCCGCCGTCCCCCACGAAGCGCCACACCAAGATCTCCGTGGTGGGCGTGGGGAACGTCGGGATGGCGATCGCCCAGACCGTCCTTACTCAGGACCTCGCCGACGAGCTGGCCCTCGTCGACGCCATGGCGGACAAGGTGCGCGGCGAGATGCTGGACCTGCAGCACGCCGCCGCGTTCCTCCCGCGCACCAAGATCCACGCCTCCGTGGACTACGCCGTCACGGCCGGGTCGGACCTCGTGATCGTCACCGCCGGCGCGCGGCAGAACCCCGGTGAGAGCCGCCTCGGCCTCATCGAGCGGAACTGCGCGCTGTTCAAGAAGATTATTCCTCAATTGGTGAAGTATTCCCGGTATTGTATCCTCATGATCGTGTCTAACCCGGTGGATATTCTTACCTACGTGGCATGGAAGCTGTCGGGGTTCCCGGCGAACCGCGTCATTGGCTCCGGCACCAACTTGGACTCTTCCCGCTTCCGGTTCCTCATTGCTGATCACCTTGATGTTAATGCTCAGGATGTGCAG GCATATATTGTTGGGGAGCATGGGGACAGTTCAGTGGCACTGTGGTCAAGCATAAGCATAGGAGGGGTGCCAGTTCTGAGCTTCCTAGAAAGACAACAAATTGCGTACGAGAAAGAAGCGTTAGAGAACATCCACCGAGACGTGGTGCACAGTGCTTACGAGGTTATAAGTCTCAAAGGCTACACCTCGTGGGCCATCGGCTACTCCGTGGCAAACCTGGCTCGGTCCTTACTTCGCGACCAGAGACGGGTCCACCCGGTCTCAGTCCTGGCCCGGGGGCTCTACGGGATTGATGGCGGTGACGTGTTCCTCAGCCTGCCGGCACAGCTGGGGAGGAGCGGCGTCTTAGGCGTCACCAATGTGCATCTAAGCGAAGAAGAAGAGCGTCGGCTTCAGGCGTCGGCGAAGACCATTCTTGAAGTGCAACGCCAGTTGGGAGTTTAG
- the LOC116027126 gene encoding uncharacterized protein LOC116027126 yields the protein MEALAELERVQIGILRRISDLELAHLPDTFSQNLSITSPNDSAADDTTEGRLSTILRENGVRDFAFKRVATDYYDWPLEARRDALAAASIDHLCKSIVLVNTQAPTSVTDCKDRNNSKYYLVVVQYTARFNAEAVKNFLYTLNDGKIAKKKFNMRLAPEEISQSLTGYGHNAVTCVGMKTDIPVILDEAITKLKPDFFWLGGGEVDLKLGIKTPEFIDAVKPFIVNCSGS from the exons ATGGAGGCATTAGCGGAGCTGGAGAGAGTCCAGATCGGAATTCTCCGACGAATATCGGACCTCGAACTCGCCCATCTACCCGACACCTTCTCTCAAAACCTCTCTATAACCTCTCCCAACGATTCCGCCGCCGACGACACCACCGAAGGCCGCCTCTCTACAATCCTCCGGGAAAATGGCGTCAGAGACTTCGCCTTCAAGCGCGTCGCTACCGATTATTACGACTGGCCTCTCGAAGCCCGCCGAGACGCCCTGGCTGCCGCTTCCATCGATCACCTCTGCAAAAGCATCGTTCTG GTGAATACTCAAGCACCAACGAGTGTAACTGATTGTAAGGATCGCAACAATTCAAAGTATTATCTTGTTGTTGTGCAA TATACTGCACGGTTTAATGCTGAGGCAGTGAAGAATTTTCTGTATACACTCAACGATGGCAAGATAGCAAAAAAGAAGTTTAACA TGAGGCTTGCTCCCGAGGAAATCTCGCAAAGTTTGACAGGTTATGGACACAATGCTGTAACGTGCGTTGGTATGAAAACAGACATTCCG GTGATTTTGGATGAAGCTATTACAAAGCTCAAACCCGACTTCTTCTGGCTAGGCGGTGGAGAGGTTGATCTTAAACTGGGGATCAAGACTCCAGAATTCATCGACGCTGTTAAACCGTTCATTGTTAACTGCAGTGGTAGTTGA
- the LOC116028025 gene encoding uncharacterized protein LOC116028025 gives MSSFVVYLFLCFSLMHACTARPLGMFDDNKENVLLISTKGAKLSIMEDGAVSMAETIEAFKKIDDQEDKGGNEVATFSLQEFLHEKLEIKGSQKRARSTLESVAPPSAEEDVTTTGDNDPVEDAVVMDYAQPHRKPPIHNR, from the exons ATGTCGTCTTTTGTGGTGTATCTCTTCCTGTGTTTTTCtctcatgcatgcatgcactgCCCGTCCACTTGGAATGTTTGATGATAATAAGGAAAATGTTCTGCTCATCTCTACCAAG GGTGCAAAGCTGTCGATAATGGAGGATGGTGCAGTTTCCATGGCTGAAACCATAGAGGCTTTCAAGAAGATTGATGATCAAGAAGACAAAG GTGGAAATGAGGTTGCGACATTTTCTCTTCAAGAATTCTTGCATGAAAAACTCGAAATCAAG GGATCACAGAAACGAGCACGGTCAACCTTAGAATCTGTGGCACCACCGAGTGCAGAAGAAGATGTGACCACCACCGGAGACAATGACCCCGTGGAAGACGCCGTGGTTATGGACTATGCACAACCCCACCGCAAACCACCCATCCACAACAGATGA